Proteins encoded together in one Astatotilapia calliptera chromosome 7, fAstCal1.2, whole genome shotgun sequence window:
- the gtse1 gene encoding G2 and S phase-expressed protein 1 isoform X4, which translates to MDCRANSDVFFLPDEKFDFDVSLSPASSRGDEAEDEVFVGPVSHKEKCVSVNVASPLENHSITWSPLTGEQLEAVCQEAHRLASQLQSTVSHDENRDATSVTMDTMTEQEEFVEDAETRLGLLAQTTSGVSPNKRQTFCVQDSPLKQLPPVIQRQLQRGSGSSITSSIRPTITPASSTRPTSKSRLSVCSPVIQAKAQPRTALRGKSALGVAVVLPSKPTIPVTSCSTNKSRVEKTKLQPPNRAVGSWRQSPSSCPPKRAESSEDLLSDSASVASDISDSSLNSSLLGKRALPRPTKSGVRNLSGGKAQRLQTRRKNTSSSSSSVSSFNSSISLSPAKGKVKSTLNGNLSSSTGPAPRKVNSLSRPRRSTIYSAAESVSSTAAGRRSISTQAKKLSEAESGNDAKSTPHKSAEATPPKRPASNLTTSTSRLQSGPKAKSKPEAVVLPTPSTGGKGVHHANDVSKVLKPKRLMSLNGMDSLPQKPSAGPLTPSGITCKSLQMKPRRPSALPTPVRRKASLIPSPTPKPPALSDSVPTSYTKQHSCSPTLTNAQEEEELVDAPEIQPFCLEDDPPTTTPSNNQQTDQSEPMDPGALILDESVPNENLIELELKEDSNSKTQEVLLLDLPPPTLPPQEKLLIDLTNTPDFIRTNNKTCSAAQLIDLSSPLIKWSPEDKTENNAPLINLSF; encoded by the exons ATGGACTGTCGAGCTAACAGCG ATGTGTTCTTTCTGCCTGATGAGAAGTTTGACTTTGATGTTTCTCTGTCGCCTGCCAG CTCTAGGGGTGATGAAGCTGAAGATGAGGTGTTTGTTGGTCCAGTCAGTCATAAAGAGAAGTGTGTTTCCGTTAATGTGGCGTCTCCCCTCGAGAACCATAGCATAACCTGGAGCCCGCTGACGGGAGAACAGCTGGAGGCTGTGTGTCAGGAAGCCCACAGACTAGCAAGTCAGCTGCAGAGCACTGTGTCACACGATGAGAACAGAGACGCCACCAGTGTGACCATGGACACCATGACTGAGCAAGAGGAGTTTGTCGAGGATGCTGAGACCAGACTTGGTCTCCTTGCTCAGACCACCAGTGGAGTCAGCCCAAACAAACGACAGACCTTCTGTGTGCAGGACAGTCCACTGAAGCAGCTGCCGCCCGTCATCCAGCGCCAACTGCAGAGAGGCAGCGGCTCCAGCATCACTTCATCTATCCGCCCCACTATCACCCCAGCTTCGTCTACCCGCCCTACTTCAAAAAGCAGACTCAGCGTCTGCAGCCCTGTGATCCAAGCCAAAGCTCAGCCCAGAACTGCACTTCGAGGGAAATCTGCACTAGGTGTTGCTGTTGTGCTGCCGAGCAAACCAACCATTCCAGTGACTTCCTGTTCAACCAACAAGAGCAGAGTGGAAAAGACCAAACTGCAACCACCCAACAGA GCAGTGGGCAGTTGGAGGCAAAGCCCGTCTTCTTGTCCCCCTAAAAGGGCGGAGTCGTCTGAGGATTTGCTCTCAGATTCAGCGAGCGTGGCCTCTGACATCAGTGATAGCTCCCTCAACTCCAGTCTGTTGGGAAAACGCGCACTTCCTCGGCCAACCAAG AGTGGAGTGAGGAACCTGTCAGGTGGGAAAGCACAGCGTCTTCAGACCAGGAGAAAGAACACgtcctcatcatcctcctctGTATCCAGCTTCAACTCCAGCATCTCTCTTTCCCCGGCTAAAG GCAAGGTGAAGTCTACTCTTAACGGGAATCTGAGCAGCTCCACTGGCCCAGCACCCCGCAAAGTGAACAGCCTCAGCAGGCCACGCAGGTCCACCATCTACAGTGCTGCAGAGTCGGTGTCCTCCACTGCCGCTGGCCGCCGCTCAATATCGACACAGGCCAAGAAGCTGTCTGAGGCGGAGAGTGGCAATGATGCCAAATCCACTCCTCACAAGAGCGCTGAAGCCACGCCCCCCAAAAGACCTGCCTCCAACCTCACCACCTCCACAAGTCGGCTGCAGAGCGGACCGAAGGCCAAATCTAAACCTGAGGCGGTGGTCCTACCTACACCAAGCACAGGAGGCAAAGGTGTTCACCATGCAAATG aTGTCTCAAAGGTGTTGAAGCCAAAGAGGCTGATGTCACTTAACGGCATGGACAG TCTTCCTCAAAAGCCATCTGCTGGTCCGCTAACACCTTCTGGTATCACATGCAAGTCACTGCAGATGAAGCCACGACGCCCCTCTGCCCTCCCCACTCCAGTTAGACGCAAGGCTTCACTCATTCCCTCTCCAACGCCCAAACCTCCAGCCCTCTCTGACTCTGTCCCCACCTCATATACCAAGCAGCACAGCTGTAG CCCCACCCTCACCAAtgcacaggaggaggaggagcttgtTGATGCACCTGAAATTCAGCCCTTCTGTCTAGAGGATGATCCCCCTACCACCACACCCTCAAACAACCAACAGACTGACCAATCAGAGCCCATGGATCCTGGAGCACTGATTCTGGATGAATCAGTGCCCAATGAAAACCTGATTGAACTGGAGCTTAAAGAGGACAGCAACAGCAAGAcacaggag GTTCTCCTTTTGGATCTTCCACCACCCACCCTGCCTCCTCAAGAGAAGCTGCTCATTGACTTGACCAACACCCCTGACTTCATCCGGACCAATAATAAGACTTGCAGTGCAGCTCAG CTGATTGATTTGAGCTCTCCGCTTATCAAGTGGAGTCCTGAGGACAAGACTGAGAACAATGCTCCCCTCATCAACCTGTCCTTCTGA